The genomic window TACGGTTTTAACCGCGCCGAAATCTCCCTTTCTGATTTCGGAAGTTAAGATGGGTAGAATTGCGTCCGTGTTTCTAAGACTTTTGCGAAAGATAAGAATTCTTTCGGTGCCTACTGCGAGAGCGACGATACTTGCTACGAGCATCACTATAAAGATGAACGTCTCGCCGTATTCAACTAAATACATAGTCATAATTTTGGATCCTCTAAATATTCTTTATTTTTTAAAACCGACATCAAAGTCACTCGATTTTCACCGTGTTCTTTTTTCAGAAGCTGTTCCTCATTCTCCCGAAATGCTCACACAGGTTTTTGTGCAGGAAAACGTTCCGGTGGAGAGTCCCGATATCTGAGAAAGCCCGCTTTCCCCGCAGGTTCCCGCGGAATTTTTATTCACCCAATACGAACGGTTGCAATCCATCACGCAGGCCTTGGCGCGGGGAGTAAACTTCGCGAATGTCGCGGAATTCACGAGGCTATTGCAGAAATTCTGATACGTTCCGATGGACGCGTCTCCTCCGCTGAACAAGGTTACGATCGCAAGTTCAGAAAGCGGAGTAGGCAGATCGGGAGCCTGATTCAAACAAGTCTGAGCCGCCTGCAAAGAAGCGACGCAAGACTGGATCGGGTCCGTAGGAGGCAGAAGCAGATACTGAAGAATCACTCTCTTTTCGTTATCCCGGTTGAAACTGTCGTCATCGTTCGGAAGGTTGTTACAGTTCCAAATTACGTACGCGATTACCAAAACGTTAAAAACGTTTCTTGTTATCTTTTTAAGAAGAGTGAACGGATTCCGTTTCATTAGAACTTCACCTCGATCCCGATGTTAAAGAAAGGAATGACCGTTCCGCCCGGAAGCGTCAGAGTTCCGAACGTCTGCGACGGTTTCGGGTTGGTCGCAGAGTAAGGACGCGTAACGTCGAAGTCTTGCCCGGCGACGTTCTGCCTCATATACACGTTGATCACTTCGAAGAACGTATTCACGTAACCCCATTCGTAGTTTAAGAATCGGTCGATCCGAATGTCCAACCTGTGATAGTCCGCCATACGTTTCGTGTTCGTATAATCCGCGAGATACGGGTTGTTCGCGGAAGTCGGAATCCAAATCGTTTGGTTGTTGGCCGGATTGGAAAATCTACCGCCGTCGTCCCCGACGATCGGAGTGATCGGCATGGAAGTCAGATAAGACCATCTCGCTCCGAACTGCCAATCCTGACTGAATCTCCAACCGAAAACCATGTTGATGATATGAGTTCGGTCGTAGTTGTATAAGGTTTCTTTCGAGTTGTGATAGGTCTGCGCGAGAAGCCTTTGTTCCGGTCCGGTCGCAACGGGAGCCATGATTCCGTCGGGCTTGTAAATATTAGGATTTCTGAATGTTTGCGACCAAGTGTAGGAAATCCATCCGAACCAATCTCTCGTTCCGGGCGCCGCGGTTTTGCGGATCACGAATTCGTATCCTCTGGAATGACCCGTTCCGTTGTTCGAATAGTTCAGAGGTTTGTTCAAGACGTAAGGTTGTAATACTCTTCCGTACTGATCCGCGTTCTTTCCGATAAAATCGGTGACATACGGATCGTCCACGATCAGATTGGAGAATTCCTGTTTGAATACTTCTCCCTTGACCTGCCAATCGGAAGTGACTTGTTGATCGATTCCCCCGCCGTATTTGAACGCCTTTTGAAACTTCAGGTGAGGGTTTCCGCTTTCTTCGGAGAATTGAGTCGTTAACGGAAAGTTAAAGTGATCTCCCGCACCTCCGAATACGGTGGTTCCCTTTCCGATTCCCTCGAACTTGTAGGAAAGTTGCGCCTTAGGACCCAAGGCCCCGTTTTTGATATAAGGGATGTAATCGTATCTCGCTCCCGGTTCAAAGAGCAAACCGCCGAACTTGAACTTCATCGTAGTATAAGCGTTGTAGTATTTGCTTCGTACCCGGTTCGTATCTTGGACGGTTCGAAAGTCGGGACTCGCCGTGTCATACGGGTTCGGGTCGGGGTTGTTCGGATCGGTTTGTTGGATCGTGCTTCCCGTCGTTTTGTAATTCAAGAAACGTACTTCGGAACCGAACTCCAGCGTGAAGTGCTTGTTCGGATCCCAATACGCGTCCTGACGAATCCCGTTGTAAGCCCCGCTTCCTCGTTGTTTTCCTTTGATGGAACCCAAGGAAACGTTGTAATCCACGAACGGATCGTAGCTGATAACCGTGATCCGATTGGAGAAGTTTTCGACCGGTCTCCAAGTATAACGAATCGCTTGTGTGCGATAGCCCTGGCCCGCGGAAAGATTTCCGCCCGCAAACGCGGCGAGCTGATCCTTGGTAGGGTCGTTCTGCGGTTTGGCGGGAGGATTGAGCGCAAAGTCGTCCTTTGCGGTCAAAGAATACAACGAGATTTGATGTTGATCGTTGAAGTTATAGACCATCTTCACTTGAGAATCGGTGTAGCGAGGCAGACGAACTCCGTCCGGAAGAAGACTTCCGCCCGACATGGTGCCTAACGTCTCGAACGTCTTGTCGATATAACCGACTTTCACCGCGCCGAGAATATAACCTTTCCCGCCCGCAAACGTGGTCTGGTAGTTCGCGGAAGCCGCCCAAAGAGAAGTCAAAAAATTTCCCTGAGAACGTTCCACCTTATCGGGAGATTCGATTTCGATCACCCCTCCGAGTGCGTTGTTGAAGTTCGCGGGGAGAACTCCCGTGTAAACGTCCATGGACTTGATCAAGTTCCCGTTGATCGTCGCGGTCAAACCGTCGAAGTGAAACGGATACAAGATCGGAAGATCGTCGTAGAGATAAAGGTTCGTGTTCGGGTCCGCGCCTCGGAAAACGTAGTTACTCGCACCGCCTCCGAAGGCGGAAACGGGAACCACGCCGGGAATCGTTTCGATCGCGCGGAGGGGTTCGCCGAATGTTCCCGGCATCCGTTTGATTTCCTCGAAGCGAAGTTTGGTACGGGACATGAGTTGTTTTTCCCGTTCACCCGTAACGTTGATTCCGCCTTTGGAAACTCCGCCGCCTGCGGAAGAAGCTTTGTCCGTATAAAGAACGACGGTTTCGGAAGTATCTCCGACCTCTTGTCGGATTTCCTGCATCCCGGTGTCTCTTAAGATCCGGA from Leptospira yasudae includes these protein-coding regions:
- a CDS encoding TonB-dependent receptor plug domain-containing protein, whose translation is MKMFERSTQRAAKFGKRIPFLFFIFLTIPMAEVFAEVSFRGRVYSRNKSAGEANITVRLSETKKFYQTDAEGYFQAVVPSPGTYTFRILRDTGMQEIRQEVGDTSETVVLYTDKASSAGGGVSKGGINVTGEREKQLMSRTKLRFEEIKRMPGTFGEPLRAIETIPGVVPVSAFGGGASNYVFRGADPNTNLYLYDDLPILYPFHFDGLTATINGNLIKSMDVYTGVLPANFNNALGGVIEIESPDKVERSQGNFLTSLWAASANYQTTFAGGKGYILGAVKVGYIDKTFETLGTMSGGSLLPDGVRLPRYTDSQVKMVYNFNDQHQISLYSLTAKDDFALNPPAKPQNDPTKDQLAAFAGGNLSAGQGYRTQAIRYTWRPVENFSNRITVISYDPFVDYNVSLGSIKGKQRGSGAYNGIRQDAYWDPNKHFTLEFGSEVRFLNYKTTGSTIQQTDPNNPDPNPYDTASPDFRTVQDTNRVRSKYYNAYTTMKFKFGGLLFEPGARYDYIPYIKNGALGPKAQLSYKFEGIGKGTTVFGGAGDHFNFPLTTQFSEESGNPHLKFQKAFKYGGGIDQQVTSDWQVKGEVFKQEFSNLIVDDPYVTDFIGKNADQYGRVLQPYVLNKPLNYSNNGTGHSRGYEFVIRKTAAPGTRDWFGWISYTWSQTFRNPNIYKPDGIMAPVATGPEQRLLAQTYHNSKETLYNYDRTHIINMVFGWRFSQDWQFGARWSYLTSMPITPIVGDDGGRFSNPANNQTIWIPTSANNPYLADYTNTKRMADYHRLDIRIDRFLNYEWGYVNTFFEVINVYMRQNVAGQDFDVTRPYSATNPKPSQTFGTLTLPGGTVIPFFNIGIEVKF